The proteins below are encoded in one region of Bacillus vallismortis:
- the rbsA gene encoding ribose ABC transporter ATP-binding protein RbsA, producing the protein MQIEMKDIHKAFGKNQVLSGVSFQLAPGEVHALMGENGAGKSTLMNILTGLHKSDKGQIRINENETYFSNPKEAEQHGIAFIHQELNIWPEMTVLENLFIGKEISSKLGVLQTRKMKALAKEQFDKLSVSLSLDQEAGDCSVGQQQMIEIAKALMTNAEVIIMDEPTAALTEREISTLFEVITALKKNGVSIVYISHRMEEIFAICDRITIMRDGKTVDTTNISETDFDEVVKKMVGRELTERYPNRTLSLGDNIFEVKNASVKGRFEDVSFSVRSGEIVGISGLMGAGRTEIMRALFGVDRLDSGEIWIAGKKTVIKNPQDAVKKGLGFITENRKDEGLLLDTSIRENIALPNLASFSPKGLIDHKREAEFVDLLIKRLTIKTASPETHARHLSGGNQQKVVIAKWIGIGPKVLILDEPTRGVDVGAKREIYSLMNELTERGVAIIMVSSELPEILGMSDRIIVVHEGRISGEINAQEATQERIMTLATGGR; encoded by the coding sequence ATGCAGATTGAAATGAAAGACATTCATAAAGCATTCGGAAAAAACCAAGTGCTGTCAGGTGTTTCCTTTCAGCTCGCGCCTGGTGAGGTTCACGCATTAATGGGAGAAAACGGCGCCGGCAAGTCCACGCTTATGAATATACTGACAGGCCTGCATAAATCGGATAAAGGGCAAATCCGCATAAACGAGAACGAAACGTACTTTTCCAATCCGAAAGAAGCGGAACAGCATGGAATCGCCTTTATCCATCAGGAATTGAATATCTGGCCGGAAATGACCGTTCTTGAGAATCTATTTATCGGGAAAGAAATATCCTCTAAGCTAGGCGTTTTACAAACAAGAAAAATGAAAGCGCTAGCAAAAGAGCAATTTGATAAACTGTCCGTCTCTCTTTCTCTTGATCAGGAAGCGGGCGATTGTTCCGTCGGACAGCAGCAAATGATCGAAATCGCAAAAGCGCTTATGACAAATGCCGAGGTCATCATTATGGATGAACCGACAGCAGCGTTGACGGAACGGGAAATCAGCACACTCTTTGAGGTCATTACAGCGTTAAAAAAGAACGGTGTATCCATCGTATATATTTCGCATCGCATGGAAGAAATTTTTGCGATTTGCGACAGAATCACCATCATGCGAGACGGAAAAACGGTAGATACAACAAACATCTCGGAAACCGATTTTGATGAAGTCGTCAAAAAAATGGTCGGACGCGAGCTGACTGAACGATATCCGAACCGGACTCTCTCTCTCGGCGATAACATATTCGAGGTAAAAAACGCCTCCGTCAAAGGACGTTTTGAAGATGTCAGCTTTTCTGTTCGTTCAGGTGAGATCGTCGGTATTTCCGGATTGATGGGAGCCGGCCGGACAGAAATCATGAGAGCGCTGTTCGGTGTTGACAGGCTGGACTCGGGTGAGATATGGATCGCAGGAAAAAAGACGGTCATTAAGAACCCGCAGGATGCGGTGAAAAAAGGGCTCGGCTTTATTACAGAGAACCGCAAAGATGAAGGGCTGCTGCTCGACACTTCGATTCGCGAGAATATTGCGCTGCCCAATCTGGCCAGTTTTTCTCCAAAAGGTCTCATTGATCACAAGCGAGAAGCCGAATTTGTCGATCTTTTAATCAAACGCCTGACTATCAAAACAGCATCACCGGAAACGCACGCACGCCATCTATCAGGAGGCAACCAGCAAAAAGTGGTGATTGCCAAATGGATTGGCATCGGCCCGAAAGTGCTCATCTTGGATGAACCGACCAGAGGTGTGGATGTTGGCGCAAAACGGGAGATTTATTCGCTGATGAATGAGCTGACTGAGCGCGGGGTCGCCATCATTATGGTGTCATCAGAGCTGCCGGAAATTCTCGGAATGAGCGATCGCATTATCGTTGTCCATGAAGGAAGAATC
- the rbsD gene encoding D-ribose pyranase, with translation MKKHGILNSHLAKLLADLGHTDQIVIADAGLPVPDGVLKIDLSLKPGLPAFEDTAAVLADEMVVEKVIAASEMKTANQENARFLETLFSEQEIEYLSHEKFKLLTKEAKAIIRTGEFTPYANCILQAGVLF, from the coding sequence ATGAAAAAACACGGTATACTGAACAGCCATCTAGCCAAGCTATTGGCCGACCTTGGCCACACGGACCAAATTGTTATCGCAGACGCGGGGCTGCCTGTTCCTGACGGCGTTTTGAAAATTGATCTCTCACTAAAGCCGGGTCTTCCGGCTTTCGAGGATACCGCGGCAGTGCTCGCGGACGAAATGGTGGTCGAAAAAGTCATTGCGGCGTCTGAAATGAAAACGGCTAATCAGGAGAATGCGAGATTTCTAGAGACCCTTTTTTCTGAACAGGAGATTGAATACCTTTCTCACGAGAAGTTTAAGCTGCTGACAAAAGAAGCAAAAGCCATCATACGAACAGGTGAATTTACACCATATGCCAACTGCATTCTGCAGGCGGGTGTGCTTTTCTAG